The following coding sequences are from one Methanohalophilus halophilus window:
- the engB gene encoding GTP-binding protein EngB, with protein MKPTGIPKKNDFEIVFAGRSNVGKSSIVKALSGRKVKVGKRPGVTLKPTHVKKGDLVITDLPGFGFMNGVNERKQDIVKDKIVRYIEEGNQRINIAAMVVDAGSFVEVVDRWEQRGELPIDIEIFDFFTEMDLEPLIVVNKMDKIKEEDKDGVLDDIIERLGLFPPWRQWIDRVAPISAKKGDLQALNSILKKRIHSDKRDSLLKYI; from the coding sequence ATGAAGCCTACTGGAATCCCAAAAAAAAATGATTTTGAAATTGTATTTGCCGGTCGCTCCAATGTAGGCAAATCTTCTATTGTAAAGGCCCTTTCCGGACGCAAAGTGAAAGTCGGCAAAAGACCTGGTGTCACCCTGAAACCCACTCATGTGAAGAAAGGGGATTTAGTGATTACCGATCTTCCCGGTTTTGGATTTATGAATGGTGTAAATGAGCGCAAACAGGATATCGTAAAAGATAAGATAGTACGTTATATAGAAGAGGGAAATCAGCGGATCAACATCGCTGCCATGGTAGTTGATGCAGGTTCCTTTGTTGAAGTAGTGGACCGCTGGGAGCAACGGGGCGAGCTTCCCATTGATATAGAAATATTCGATTTTTTTACAGAAATGGATCTTGAACCCCTGATAGTTGTAAATAAAATGGATAAGATCAAGGAAGAGGATAAAGATGGGGTCCTCGATGATATTATTGAAAGATTGGGGCTTTTTCCACCCTGGAGGCAGTGGATCGACAGGGTAGCACCGATAAGTGCTAAAAAAGGAGATTTGCAGGCCTTAAATTCGATTCTAAAGAAGCGCATTCATTCGGATAAAAGGGATTCCTTGCTAAAATACATCTGA
- a CDS encoding TatD family nuclease-associated radical SAM protein — MKTDKPSICYEAHGNLYLNITNQCSADCYFCIRNQGEGLYGYNLWLKKDPSEKEIISELEKHDLKKYKEIVFTGFGEPTSRFDVLLAVTHWLKAKGAYVRLDTNGHGQLINPDINVVDCLVDAGLDAVSVSLNAESAEVYNRICKPFYQNAYSALLEFAEESKEAGLHVRFSVVDVPEIDTEKCSQIARDMGVDLRIRG, encoded by the coding sequence ATGAAAACTGACAAACCCTCAATATGCTATGAGGCCCATGGTAACCTGTACCTGAACATAACCAACCAATGCAGTGCAGACTGTTATTTTTGTATTCGCAATCAGGGGGAAGGATTATACGGATATAATCTGTGGCTTAAAAAAGACCCTTCCGAAAAAGAGATAATTTCAGAACTGGAAAAACACGATCTGAAAAAGTATAAAGAGATAGTTTTCACAGGATTCGGAGAGCCGACGTCCCGTTTTGACGTGCTGCTTGCTGTCACACACTGGTTGAAAGCGAAGGGGGCATATGTAAGACTGGACACAAATGGACACGGCCAGCTTATAAATCCCGATATCAATGTGGTTGATTGTCTTGTGGATGCCGGGTTGGATGCAGTTTCAGTCAGCCTTAATGCAGAATCCGCAGAAGTTTATAACAGGATTTGTAAACCATTCTATCAAAACGCTTATAGTGCCCTGCTGGAATTTGCTGAAGAATCAAAAGAAGCAGGCCTGCATGTACGTTTCAGTGTGGTAGATGTTCCTGAAATAGATACTGAAAAATGCAGTCAGATAGCCAGGGATATGGGCGTGGATTTGCGCATAAGGGGCTAA
- a CDS encoding gamma-glutamylcyclotransferase family protein, with amino-acid sequence MDIFVYGTLKKGFPNHHIIKDSVFIGKDTTADQYCMFDLGSFPAVVNTGNRCNIKGEVYCIDSDMLNSLDILEGKFFTRKKVKLESNREAWMYFLDTSACNTSNFPLIPNGDWNK; translated from the coding sequence ATGGATATTTTTGTGTATGGGACCCTGAAAAAAGGATTCCCAAATCATCATATAATCAAGGATTCTGTATTTATTGGAAAAGATACTACCGCTGATCAATATTGCATGTTTGATCTGGGTAGTTTCCCGGCTGTTGTGAACACTGGTAATCGTTGTAATATCAAGGGAGAAGTATATTGTATTGACAGTGATATGTTAAATAGTCTTGATATACTTGAAGGCAAGTTCTTCACAAGAAAAAAAGTAAAACTGGAAAGCAACAGAGAAGCCTGGATGTATTTTCTTGATACTTCTGCATGTAATACCTCTAACTTTCCTCTTATTCCCAATGGAGATTGGAATAAATGA
- a CDS encoding geranylgeranyl reductase family protein codes for MHPDELYDVVVVGAGPAGTTAAMYAAQSGASVLLVDRKKDIGVPLQCGGFMPHADTLQELVPDAQLPHTLLDYPKNCVHATSNYQRFIAPDGYSKGFEVEADSLDRRRFDRHLASRAAEEGAELMIGTNVTDVNGNTIEVDGVFGPSTIRGKVLIGADGPNSIVAKAHDMKRGNDPMGIGTAFEYELASTGADRDAVEMYFGKDYVPGGYAWIISQGGSTANIGVGIREVLFEKNMCARDYLEKFMYKHPIASDKLQDAKILSVVSGVVPVGGAPEKTVSNNAMLAGDAAGQLIATNGGGIPTAMIGGKLAGETAVEYLTGECELSIYERRWREQMGLEIKTAVYIRKMMDNLMRSDRLMSKAIRTISPQHMKAIQCGKLPDPVKKTLTKLNFGLG; via the coding sequence ATGCATCCCGATGAATTATATGATGTGGTAGTTGTCGGAGCCGGCCCGGCGGGCACCACAGCTGCAATGTATGCCGCACAGAGCGGTGCATCCGTTTTACTGGTTGACAGGAAAAAAGACATTGGTGTGCCCCTCCAATGTGGTGGGTTTATGCCCCATGCCGATACCCTGCAGGAACTTGTGCCCGATGCACAACTTCCTCATACCCTGCTTGATTATCCGAAAAACTGTGTACATGCTACCAGCAATTACCAACGTTTTATTGCACCCGACGGCTACTCAAAGGGTTTTGAAGTAGAGGCCGACTCGCTTGACAGGAGGAGATTTGACAGGCACCTGGCATCCCGGGCAGCTGAGGAAGGCGCCGAGTTAATGATAGGGACCAATGTAACAGATGTTAACGGAAATACAATTGAAGTGGACGGAGTCTTTGGCCCATCGACAATCAGGGGTAAAGTCCTGATAGGTGCGGATGGTCCAAATTCTATTGTTGCAAAAGCCCATGATATGAAACGGGGAAATGATCCCATGGGAATCGGAACCGCTTTTGAATATGAACTTGCAAGCACCGGAGCGGACAGGGATGCCGTAGAGATGTATTTCGGAAAAGACTACGTCCCAGGTGGATATGCCTGGATTATTTCGCAAGGAGGAAGCACTGCAAACATCGGCGTAGGCATCCGGGAAGTCCTTTTCGAGAAGAATATGTGTGCCCGGGATTATCTGGAAAAGTTCATGTACAAACACCCCATTGCCAGCGATAAACTGCAGGATGCAAAGATACTTTCCGTGGTTTCCGGAGTAGTACCGGTAGGGGGGGCTCCCGAAAAAACTGTCTCAAACAATGCAATGCTTGCCGGGGATGCTGCAGGCCAGTTGATCGCTACCAACGGAGGAGGAATTCCCACGGCGATGATAGGGGGTAAACTGGCAGGAGAAACGGCTGTAGAATATCTTACAGGTGAATGTGAACTCTCCATTTATGAAAGGAGATGGAGGGAGCAAATGGGACTGGAGATAAAAACTGCTGTTTATATCCGGAAAATGATGGACAATCTGATGAGATCTGACAGATTGATGTCAAAGGCTATACGGACGATCTCACCACAACACATGAAAGCAATCCAGTGTGGCAAGCTTCCTGATCCTGTGAAAAAAACACTCACAAAGCTGAATTTCGGATTGGGTTAA